The Liolophura sinensis isolate JHLJ2023 chromosome 6, CUHK_Ljap_v2, whole genome shotgun sequence genomic sequence tatccgggccggtccccACTGTAGTAACAGTACAGCAAGATTCTTAACAGAGTGCAGTACAGACCATGCAATTTTATGGGCCTTGCCTACAGTGTATTTGTAGTGACCATTATGTTACCGCTTTAGTATGATACCACACAAAATTGAACCTACTACGGTAGTCCAGGTAAAGTGATCCAGGACAATCTAAGCAACACAGCAGCTTGAATCTGCCCCAGACTGCACAGTGCAGACTTGTAGTGGAAAgccatttgttttaaaaacaggTTTCAGTGTGTGTCATGGCATATACCATCCAGTAATTACTTCTTGTGTAAATCAGCTTATAGCAGTTAGTGAAGACTAGGCCCAATTTCTAGGCATTAGAACAGTTTAAAATGAGACCCAAAAGAAACTGTGCCTAGAGTAAAACGTTGGACAATAACTTATGACCTCTTATATCATGTCACACAAAAATTTCTATTAGCAAGGTGAGCTCCAAGTGTATCCCGTATTAGTGAAAGGCAAGCGAGTCTCCGAGTCGAACAAATGCCATCTAGGTCCTGAGAATATTGGAGGTAGGGAAATCTTGAAAATTTCCTGTTTGAGGCCTGGACGAAGCCAACACCTCTGATGTCCTATAGACACTAGAAGACAAGCATCCTCCACCAATACAGTTATGACTACCACTCAAAATATTACTAGACATTATTTGCGGGAatgaatacttggggtttagtgttgtacttaacaatatttcagtaatatgagGAGTCATCATcatgatgtgtgtgtacatatactgtgtcttcctgtgttCATGCCGCCAGTGCTGCCTCCAAcgatgtatcatgccgaagacaccagatgtaacaccccactcagtcacatcacACCAACACTGGACCAATTAGTCCCGTTTCTTAGCCTCTCACTGCTGACccccaagcgaggcagcaacaagtaccattttttggggtttgatcctgggtctcccggCTTGGCAGGTATGAGGTCTGAGGTTACTTTAGGATGTCACACAATACCAACACTTCCAGGAACAACAAACTCCAGTggttcatttatatgtaaaaactGCATTTACTTTTCCTTCAAGGTGGTTTACAGGCTAACaaattacattcaaataaatcattctggCAATTCCAATTCAGGGTAAACCACAGCACATTCCAATTTGTCAGCTGATTAACTCAGCAACAATTGCCTGCATGAATTTGTTCTCAGCCAGGCAGGTAGTTTTTGCCGCTCTGTCTTAACGAGTAATCTTGAATGTGAAGCGACGTGTCCCTAAGTAATGCATCAGAAGCCCTCCTCATTAAGTCTCACCAATGTCTGTTAACAGCATGGCCAGGGTAAGGTCTGAATCGTCAACACCATATACAAATGACTTAGCAAGATCTCCTGCAAATTTCCCATTGTATTAACCCAATTTTCTGAATTACTAATTTTATCATTTCAACACTTGCTGGTGTTTAGATTTAAAATGTCACTTCAGAGTTAAGTCCACTGCCCAAGATATGTGTGCAgggttttaaaaagaaaattaatgaacaaataaaagGAAACTTATTAATGAATTGCAACACTTTCAAAAAGCTTGACCCgaatttaatattaaacatttagcATGCTATCAATTTTCTGTTTAGCCAAGAATGAGGTGAGGAAGCTGATGAATCAGCCGAGATAGCCCCAGTCACTTGAAACACAACATCGCCTAAGTATGATCCAAGGACAGGACAACAATTACacagcagtgttttttttttttataatcaaGAGTTGTCTGACCTTGGAAAGCCAGTCACTATTGTATGATGTTCAGCAAATGTAATCTCAGCTTTCCACTATTTTAGTCTTAACATTGAGAGTAATCCCGCTTAAACCATGCTTATCTATAGCAAAATAATAGCTTATTACAGAGTATTAGattaaataattttcaaatCAAATTATCCCCAACATTTATCTCTCGGCGATGATGGTTTCTGTCCCAGAACATCATACGATGAAAGCAGCACAAGATGAGAATGAGCACAGATCAACGGAGTTATTTCCCTTAGATCATTGAGCATAGGCCATATCTAACTGCAGCCCAGGCCAGATTTCTTCTTGGCAAAGATATCCTTTAGGTTGACATTAACCTGGAGCTTCTGACGAGGGGCTGGCGTGGAGTCAAagcaaaatctgaaaatcacacacaaaaaatgtcaGAATATATGAGATGGTACAAATCGGCCTACAAAGTTTGAAGGAACTAGAAACCCTGAAAAAACTTTTGCCACACTGTGAAATTTCTGGGATTTGACAATGAATAACCTAGTTTATAAACTTTCCTTTTGGACACAACATGGACATGACTTTTTAATAATTTAGgtagtaaaaataaataaaacactaagaACACAATATTTTAGTGTGGCAGTACTTACCATTGTGAATGTATTAAAACCCCTAAATAAACTActtacacaaacacattttaatttctcACGATGATTTGTAAAGTGCTAAAAAAATTTACAGTActagtaaaacataaaataaaataatgaataagACTGTAGGAATATCAATATTCATATTTCTACCtgataaatcttttttttttccttacaaGACTTAACTCTTATTGTACGAAATGGAAGACATTGTCAAGTAAGGTATCAATGCAAACTTTCTCTCAGAGTTGGCAAATTCTCAGACAGGTGCCTTAACattatcaaatattttcatttttatgtcattttgcGGCAAAGATACCCCTCAATGCAGAACTTTTTACCTCTTGAATTCCTCGAGTTCTCTTTCAAAGTCATCCATTTCACCTCCTTCCAGATCTGAGTCTGTACGTGGCATGAAGATTTCATCTGAAGAGAAAAACACCCCTCCACTttagaaataatgcaaaacatTCCATCTCAACACACACATTTTTTACATCAAAGGAGAATTAAGTTTATGTGTGTGTTCCTTTTCTAATACTTTGGCTTTTGTCCAGATCAGCTGCATTCCTTTGTGTAATGATTTGGAATGTTCTCTCTATGACGTACACGTTTTTCAGGGAAACCTGACTTCAGAGGCAGCACTTACACGGCACAATAACCTACACTTTGGCCCAGCCACTATACAAATCAAACGTAGCTTATTCTTAGACAACTTCTCACAAAAACTAAATACGATACCCTGGAAAACTTACCAATATGATTGATATCTTCATTGTTACGattcttcttgtttttcttcttatttttccCTGTCTGGAGTTTATTCTGCAAACAAAACCATGTTCGAACATTTCTGAGAAGTTGCATAGTTACATACTCTTAGTAAAAACAATCGAAAACAATTAATTTAAGCCTTTGGTAAATGAAGGAAGTTTTGCTTTTCCATAAAGCCCTCAACAATAATACAGCAAAAGATGAAGCTCACAAGAGCAGAAGTCATATGGTTTTtaagttcaaaaaaaaaaaatcatgaattcaGGCGTGAAACCGGACATGGAAACTGCAAACCCTATCTAGAATAACACAGTGTGTAACATAGTGCCACCAACACAGCATATCTTGAAGGTTCATTGAAGTAGAACATATAAACAAGGCTTTATTCAGCTGGAAAAGTATGATGAAGCCTTCGCTTTTCATTCCAAAATAGTGACAAAGAGATAAAAGTACAGTGCACTGTAGCCCTCAGTCTGTTTTTATGATGTAGTAACAGTGAGATATTCACAGTTAAACCTTACAGGTATATATGGTTAAGGTTTTGGATTGATGTAGGAGAAGTTTCAAGATTGAACAAGTATGTCCTACCTGCTCCTGACTACGGAGAACCTGTTCGCCACTGCGGAGGTTCTGCTCTGCTGGGTGATGAACCCCATTCTCCCCAGGGCGGGCCTTAGGAGGGCTCGGCTCTGTCCTGCTGAACACCTTCACAGACTGGGTGGGAGGTTTGACGGGCTGGCTCGATGGTTTGCTCACGGCTGAGGGCTTCACCTTATCCTTCTGGGGCACTGTCCACTTCTGGCCATTGACCTGACAGTTGGCCTGCTGTATGAGAAGGCCGTTACGGGCTTGGGTAATAGGCGACTGTGGGCCTCCGTTCAGGTTATTCAGGTTGTTCTGCTGCACCTGGCCATTAGGCTTCTTAAGTCCCTTCCTCTGGGCATTGTTAGCCATCACCTGGGAAGATTTATCAGGCTGTGACGGGGTCGTACGAGGGGAGCTGCTACTACTCACCATGCTATGGCTGGCACTCACCTGTGAGCTAGGTGGTGCCGTACTTGTCACAGTGTTAACCGAGCGAACTATCTTGGTTGTGCTACGTTTTGCCACCTGCTTAGGGCTGGCTGGCTGAGCTGGGCTACCATTTGCTTTTGCTAGAACTGAAGTTTCCATCAGAACTCGTAACTTCTCTTCCTTGGGTTTAGATTTTGAGTTATCATTGCTGGTCGGCTTGAGTGAAGTTGAAGACTGGGCAGTTTTCTTATCACTGATCACAtggttggttgttgttgttgctggctGCTGACGAGTGGCAGATTTATTCTCACAGATAACAGAGTTATCAGCCATACAGGTATTCAACTCACTATTGTTCTCCTTACTTGAGGCAGTTTTAACGTTTTTTTGAGAGTGTGTTTTATTGGCTGCATCTTCCTGCACCACAGCAGACCTGACACGTGCCTTTTTCTTCTTGCGCTGGGGACCGGGGGACTCCTCACCTTCCAGATACCTCTCCAGTTCTTCTTTGTGAAAACGATGAGATGTTTTGCGGTTGGACTCCGCGGAACACGCTTTGGCAGCTTCCTTCTTAGCTTTCTCTGCTTGTCGCAACCTTTGCCTTTCCTCCTCCATTTTTCTTGCCCTTTCTTCAGCCTAAAAACACAAAGATTGACATTCATATCAGTCAAAATCAGAAAGGCGCAATACAGAGAGATTTGCTGAAAGGAACTTTCATGTTTATGTCACAATACCTTTGTTAAATCTGTCACTTAGTCACAAAATTTGTCCCTAAGCAGTTGGTCTCATTTTTACAATTATGATGGTCAATTTGTTTTAGGTCACATTTCTTTACGTTAAATTGAAATTGCCACCGTCacagaattctttttttttgtcacatttcgtAACAAGCAGTTATTCCTGAGATGTGTGGTAGTGAATATAACAGAGTTCTTCATTCTGAAAACTCCCCTTATGATAGCAGTACAATATAAATTGGAACATTCCTTAGCGTCACAAAATCTGATGCAAATAACAGTAGTTAAAAAGCTCTTGTGAGTTAACAAACCTTGCGTTGTTTCTGTCGCGCTCTCTTCGCAGCCTTGGCACTAAGTTGTTTATCTTTGGGATCATCCACACCATTTATAAACTTGAGCAACTCATCCAATCCTTTCACTTCAAGTGGGTCTTTTGACTTGGAGGAGGCTGTGCAGATCGAGTTGATGGGTTTGGGCATGTCATCCTGCTTGGCTTCATTCTGCACAAACAAAATTGCTCAGATAAACTTactcaaataaaatcaaattgatAAAAGAGCACAAAAATGGGGGGTCTGGTAGCATTTTCACACCATATTCATATGATTTGAATTCAttgaatggtgtttaatgtaatattccagaatatttcatggcatttatacaacagcagtcacTGAAAGAGAAAACTCTCTGCTCTTGGCAAAGTCATTGGCAGTTATCTCcctatataacccacagatttTCACAACTGGATCTAGCTCAATGAgtacaccacattggtggaaagAAAGAGGTCTCCAAATAAATTCATGTCAACCATTTATTGCCACAAGGTCCCCAGTTTACCAAGTTATAAGTCTTTGTCTTTATTACCTTCCTTTTCAACCGCAGTCTCAACCGGTCTCTCATTTCTGCATAGTTTTTGCTGGTTGGTAGACTGGGAGgctgtgaacaaaatgtatgGAAGTACATTATAAGATTAAGTATATAGaactcatatttatttatttctttgattgattggtgttacatcgtactcaagaatatgtatcttttacgacagcagccagcattatagtgcgagaaaactgggcagagcccaggggaacgtAACTAATACTTCAAATagataatataataaatcaagacCTGACATGCTCAGTGCCAATGCAAAAGTTTGTGGTAAACTCATTTCAACTTCACGgtggaaaaaacacaaaaattacatCAAGTTCAGATCAAAGAGTGTGAAATGTTAGTTGTAAATTTGGCCTTTAAactgaaaattgaaaataattttggtacggtgggtatttgggaccacctcttggtatatgttgtctttgtgtgataatgttataaatgatgatttaacacatgtttaatagatatatttgcactagaatttagTCTTTTGAGCTAAAACATGTGTTcagcctggattttgatcacatttatatcttaaatacattcataaatcATATCATAATtcaaactaaatacatatatttggataacaaatttacattcaaaaaaatttattagGCATGCACCACATCATTAAGAACATTATTATGCGAAGACAACATCTACCAAGAGGTggttctaaaaacaaaaaatattttcagatattctTTTTctcctaaaagaaaaaatcgaaaaaataaataaagaccatatttgctctttcatctgattttggtattatttttatgttttcttctcctttggaTGGTTGGTGAAGTTCAAAAACAATTAAGTATTTGAATAGCACTTGTAAGAAGCATGACCTGAAAGTATCCTTGCTAAAATAAGCTCAACACCCACACATACTAGTTTGAGGGATTACAGccaaaaatgtgcatgtttatgttCAAACTTACATTACTATGGCCGAAGAATTCACAGTAGCAGCAGTCACAGTATTTGCCTTCCTTTTGGTTGGATGTGGAGGTGGAAGAACTCTGCTCAGATCCGCTGTCGTCTATGCTGTCGTAGTTATCGTCGTGGTTTGTCTCACAGTCTGGGTCAGTACATATGGTGGAAGTACCCACGCTGTTACTGCCATTGGCAGCCTGCGGAAGGGCGTTGCTACAGCCCCCTGAGTGAGGCAGTGGCGCCCCAGGCTGGTGGAGATGACTGGTGTTCCGCGGGTGTCCATGATTACATGAATGCGGAGGATTGAGGTTAATATTAGCGTTGGGCCCAATTGCCATTTTGCCTTCGTCTTTCCTGGGCAAATTGCCCCTCATCAGCTCTGGAGGGTTCCTGCCCAGTGAATGACCCCAGCAGTCCATTGCCGTGTGATTGACATGCTGCGGCTGGGATGTGGAGTGCTTAGACTGAGAGGACACATGCTTACATCGCTGCATCTTCTCTCCCGATGGCGCTATTgcagagttacctcccatggTGCCGGTCGCGTAACAGGAGGCATGGGCGTTAACGGTGGGAGCTGGCCATTCAACTGCCCTTGAGATATCACTTGGTGTTTGTTGGAGGTGTTTCGGCTGGCACGCCGCACTGTGGCTTTCTGACAAGACTCTGTCTGCGCAGCAGGGGGCTGACTCATGGCAGGGCTAAGAGAGGACTGCACGTCAAAGGGTCGCGAAGGCGCCATCATACTGCTGGTTGAAGAGTGGTTAGAAATGCTGGAGGTGTTGACAGGGTTCATGAAAGCACTACCGTCCATAGACAagccttcactgataaaagggCCTGGGGGTAGGGGAGGGGGAGGCAGTAGATCTGTGCCTAAAGCCGCCCCGTACTTATGGCTATCTAACAACATCCGGGTGTTATAGGTGTTGTCCCACTCCCCGTAAGCATGGTACATGTGCTCCTGAAAGCCTTCTGGAGTGTCAAAGTCCAGTTTGAGGGGCACTTTGGCTGGGGGAACCACAGGCTTGGGTTGCCTCATGGGCACGTGAAGGTCATAGAGGTGTGGCTGTAGTAGTGGCCGCACGTGGCCCCGTGTGGCCGTGGATATGTGGGTAGAGGTGGAGTTCAGGGCGGGGCGCTGCAGGCAGGTGCTGGGGCAGAGCTGTGGGCACGATCTTTCCCCTTTGCTGAAGACACACGTGACACTGACACTGGCCGTCCTCCTGAGGCACCTGAAGAACACACCAACATTGTAATATACATCGATGAACTTGGGAAATTCTTCTGGCCAGTTTATTCTTTCTAAGGGGCATACCCCACTAAATGGATAGCAAAAATCTTCCAACAATGTACTGTCCACATTTTAAAAGGCACCTTAAATACCAATAAAAGCAATTACATTTCTCATGAAATATAGACATGCAAATAGGATAGTCATGTTACCTGCTGAGCTTTGGCCTGAGAGATACAGTGATGACAATCACAACTTGTCACTTTACCAACAGCATCTGTCGTCAGAGGAGGGTTGAGCTGATCCTGGGACCAGCTCTGCATGATGTCTGGGTGAAGAGGAAGTGCCCCCTGCTGGCTAAAAGCCTGGGTGTAATCTGCAgctgacaagggaggtaactctgagGAAGCTTGTAATGGGAAATCTGAGGCTTGGAGAGTGGAATTCTCTTCTccttcctcctcttcctcatccagatcctcctcctcctcctcatcttcctcttcatcatcatcttccTCTTCGTCATCCTCATCATAATCCTCATCCTCATCATCTTCTTCCTCCTCATCCTCTTCTTCATCCTCTTCCTCGTCAGACTGACTCTCCTCTTCCACCTCCTCACCCGTCTCCTTGCCATTCCTAACAGACACAACACAAGGTTTAGTACCGAACAAGTTTTCATATGAAATGTTTGACCTAGGAAAATTATACCCGCATCTGACGACGGGTAGCACTGTAATGGGTGAAAAGACTGATGGTTTAGTCATGAACCTTTTCTGTTACAATTTAAGTCACATCTACCATGATGACCATTCTGCATGGAATGTCACTGGGTGTTTACCTAAACCATTACAGCACTGGGGTTCTCTGTCTACCTACAAGGGGAAGCAAACACTTGTAACGCATTGTCAACAGTGCCCTATATCTTCTTGAATAACAATGCCAGCCATGCTTATTCAGGACGACTTATTATGTTATGGAAATCACTAGCATCACTAAGGTAGACAGCACTGATATACAGGAGTTGCAATATTTGCCTATTTCTGTATATGGAACCCCATTTGCATCAGTTCTCCGAGTTTTTTTTCTATACAGCCATAAGGCACAGCCAAACTGAAAACATATGTACTTTAACTGTCATCTGTTTACAAACTACACGCAGACTTTCGACTTTCCCCCGGTCATACTTACTCCTTCTGACAGTCGGTTAGATGCAAGGCCAACCTGTCAGGGTCCACCATGAGTGGACTGGACTGACCACTGCTGGAGGATGTGCTGGACATGGAGGGAGGGGTCACGTCATCCAGGTAGCTTGTGGAGTCGTGATTGAAGTTAGGTGCCTGATTAGGGTTGTTGTCTACTGAGTCGGGGTTGATAATACCACAGGTTATCATGTGCATTATTGTACATTCATCACAGGGACATCTGCAAAAACAGAgaggatttgtttattttcttaatgGCTTTTTTACACCATGAGAAACATCAACATTTGGTACACAGAAATTCTTGGAAACATTAGGGAAAAAATCTTAATTGTAGAGTTTAATTGGAAATTCAAAGTCTCTAAGCACAGACTGATGAACTGGAAGTACACATTCGTCTTCACAGGCATGAGTGTGAATATTCAAATCTAGCTCAATATGCGTTACTCTTCAACAAAGTAGTACATCTTTATTGAAAATTCTAATTTCAATCTAAAATCTCAGACAAGAACATATTTAAGCTAAATCAGACCAAATTTTAAACCTGGGCAGCATCAAAACAGACTAAACCAGATGCACTCTTCATTTATTTCCTCCAATGATCTAACCTAGATTTGGAAGCTGTCTTGACCAGTGTACACGAATGTAAACTATATTAGGGCTGGTATGTAACTACAGTGTAAAGTTTCTGGTTATCTACGATGATGGCATCTTAATGCTATGCGTATAAGCTTACCTTTTCCAGTTACACCTTGGACAATGACATTCCTCTGGACTTGGTTTGGTGCCCTGCAGTAGATGCCTCATGGTCTCTGTAAAATGGGCTTCAAGTCTGCAACACAGGCACAGACACTGATTCACCAATGATAGCTAATTAACAGATTCAGCAACAAAGTGTATAGGGAAAAGGACCGTAACGTGCAGAAAgttaataaaatcaaaaagGATCATGTTATAGCAGTCTTTTAATGCAGACAATTTCCAGCCCAGTTTCCTGATCCACATCAGATACTTTATGTTCCTGCTACTAAAATGTCGAGGCCTTGGTTTATTTTATCGGCATGATGAATAGTTTGATAAGAGAAGTAACTGCTTCTCTTACCCTGCTGTACACTCCAGCAACTGAGTAGCTGTCTGATTGGTCGATCTCTTCAACACTTGCTGCTCTAGCAACTTCCTCTGCTGTTTAAAAAACATCCAATCCTCCTTAAGCATTTTTTGCTTCACTTTTGATGCCTCCTGTAACATAAACTTTACCATTAGAAATCAAATGAATTATATAATGGGCTTAAAATCTTGAAGACTCTTTAATTTAATGATTCTCTTTCAACATTTGCAAATTGTTACTCCTGAAAGGCAACCTacttcagatttatttcattttcaggtTGGTGTATGTAATAATAGTTACGTTTCACCTGCTCATTTTGTAAACTGTTTAATCTCGtattttatcaacatttatGCTTCTCATGTTctttaaatattgaaaattcTTTGTGCTGTGCTGGTGTGTTTCATACTGTTCCAAACAACCAAATCAATGCTAATTGATACTTTTTACTACGAAATTTACAAACCTGTTCTTCATTATAACGTTCTATGAGTTGCTGGCAGTCTCTCCACACCACATTCACCACGGACATCTCGTCATCAAACTTGAGGTAACGCTGTAACAGGTTTGGATATCGGTCCTCGTAGCATGTCTCTTGGAAGCAGAGCCTTGcctttggagacaaaaacatCAGCATAAGGACACTGAATGGATTTAATCAAAGAAGTTTCTGCAAAACGCAATACTATGCtcttaattacattttattttaacaaaatttaaattcgtTTCATGTGGGGTTTAAGGTGATGAATGGTCTTCCACAACTATTCCAATACGCAAAGAGCCACATGATCTGCAATGGATGCTTACTGTTACCTAGGCCCCACTGAGAGCAGAAGAGCacaatctacaaattccctgtctatGGCCCAGGATAGAATCCTAGCTACCACTGCTACCTGGTGCGGGCAGTATATAACAGCTTTTGTACCAAGGAGACTTGTTCATACAGATTCCCCAGCTTAATGGATGAAAACAGTTAACCAGGAGAAAGGTCCTGCACTTCACACAATCACACtggatccccccccccccccccaccaacttTTTCAGGCCAAAACCCCAATTATGCAATTCAGACAACTTGACACAAGGAAgtacaaaaaaagtaaaagacAAGAGGAATGTCACATAGCAGTGATATGAAATGTATGTTCCTTTACCTCAGCTGTTTGATTAGGTGGCAAACTTTTCTGCACCATGGGGTCTGTGTATGCAATGGACTGGACAGGTGTTTGTTGTGAAGCTCCAGGTAACCTTAAACTTCTTCAAATGGTCTTGTTCTTACGGGGgtcaaaaaataaacagatgaaTCAACACAGCAATAAATTCAGCTGAAATCAAAGTTGGGCATGGAAATAGCCAAATTACAGTTGTACCTTGACCTGCTAGTCTTTGGGTATAGACACAGAATAACAAATGAATGCCTCATAAGTAAAGCT encodes the following:
- the LOC135467280 gene encoding LOW QUALITY PROTEIN: protein FAM193A-like (The sequence of the model RefSeq protein was modified relative to this genomic sequence to represent the inferred CDS: inserted 4 bases in 3 codons; deleted 2 bases in 1 codon) codes for the protein MSAQDTKKMKRRKMKKVAKPGQVSSVALQNDLPENNTRCLESELKFSKKDLKEIEKFMDAPYDCDSPMPPLSRGPNPYLGGERCLLCRCERPDPPNASKVKEETDDKNKSEDASTLSALPLWVCPNCRRSVEEVEKKTGLSSLDTSFLDQEFTVDSTSLPFLSDMNLGSTVPAGESSSVNGSVCTCEACTERRQIEAEHERETQELQKCWMELRKAVWLIYRNGESVEEGLSTPDPELTMPEEDRITELVHRLCSRDPHQLFRRLESQARQFVLEKRVTLLRQLTGGHKTVAEAREFVGRLLEEYSQLCKAAHKLAGLLQELVKQDHLKKFKVTWXLHNKHLXQSIAYTDPMVQKSLPPNQTAEARLCFQETCYEDRYPNLLQRYLKFDDEMSVVNVVWRDCQQLIERYNEEQEASKVKQKMLKEDWMFFKQQRKLLEQQVLKRSTNQTATQLLECTAGLEAHFTETMRHLLQGTKPSPEECHCPRCNWKRCPCDECTIMHMITCGIINPDSVDNNPNQAPNFNHDSTSYLDDVTPPSMSSTSSSSGQSSPLMVDPDRLALHLTDCQKENGKETGEEVEEESQSDEEEDEEEDEEEEDDEDEDYDEDDEEEDDDEEEDEEEEEDLDEEEEEGEENSTLQASDFPLQASSELPPLSAADYTQAFSQQGALPLHPDIMQSWSQDQLNPPLTTDAVGKVTSCDCHHCISQAKAQQVPQEDGQCQCHVCLQQRGKIVPTALPQHLPAAPRPELHLYPHIHGHTGXHVRPLLQPHLYDLHVPMRQPKPVVPPAKVPLKLDFDTPEGFQEHMYHAYGEWDNTYNTRMLLDSHKYGAALGTDLLPPPPLPPGPFISEGLSMDGSAFMNPVNTSSISNHSSTSSMMAPSRPFDVQSSLSPAMSQPPAAQTESCQKATVRRASRNTSNKHQVISQGQLNGQLPPLTPMPPVTRPAPWEVTAIAPSGEKMQRCKHVSSQSKHSTSQPQHVNHTAMDCWGHSLGRNPPELMRGNLPRKDEGKMAIGPNANINLNPPHSCNHGHPRNTSHLHQPGAPLPHSGGCSNALPQAANGSNSVGTSTICTDPDCETNHDDNYDSIDDSGSEQSSSTSTSNQKEGKYCDCCYCEFFGHSNPPSLPTSKNYAEMRDRLRLRLKRKNEAKQDDMPKPINSICTASSKSKDPLEVKGLDELLKFINGVDDPKDKQLSAKAAKRARQKQRKAEERARKMEEERQRLRQAEKAKKEAAKACSAESNRKTSHRFHKEELERYLEGEESPGPQRKKKKARVRSAVVQEDAANKTHSQKNVKTASSKENNSELNTCMADNSVICENKSATRQQPATTTTNHVISDKKTAQSSTSLKPTSNDNSKSKPKEEKLRVLMETSVLAKANGSPAQPASPKQVAKRSTTKIVRSVNTVTSTAPPSSQVSASHSMVSSSSSPRTTPSQPDKSSQVMANNAQRKGLKKPNGQVQQNNLNNLNGGPQSPITQARNGLLIQQANCQVNGQKWTVPQKDKVKPSAVSKPSSQPVKPPTQSVKVFSRTEPSPPKARPGENGVHHPAEQNLRSGEQVLRSQEQNKLQTGKNKKKNKKNRNNEDINHIDEIFMPRTDSDLEGGEMDDFERELEEFKRFCFDSTPAPRQKLQVNVNLKDIFAKKKSGLGCS